A stretch of Halocalculus aciditolerans DNA encodes these proteins:
- a CDS encoding protein sorting system archaetidylserine decarboxylase, producing MQFAPGATRYAVYALVGGFALALVSPLFGAVGLVAAGFVLWFHRDPDRTAPDEGVVSPADGRVSVVREDDDGRVRVGVFMNVTDIHVNRAPLDGFLEDVERSPGAHRPAFTKSSERNERVTYTFGRHEVVLIAGAFARRIHPYLEPGAVVERGDKLGHISFGSRADVRLPPEYTLDDVRVEKTERVTAGESVLAERDGDE from the coding sequence ATGCAGTTCGCTCCGGGAGCCACCCGCTACGCCGTCTACGCGCTCGTCGGCGGGTTCGCCCTCGCCCTCGTCTCACCGCTCTTCGGCGCGGTCGGCCTCGTCGCCGCCGGCTTCGTCCTCTGGTTCCACCGCGACCCCGACCGAACAGCGCCCGACGAGGGCGTCGTCTCACCCGCGGACGGCCGCGTCTCCGTGGTCCGCGAGGACGACGACGGCCGCGTCCGCGTCGGCGTCTTCATGAACGTCACCGACATCCACGTGAACCGCGCGCCCCTCGACGGCTTCCTCGAAGACGTCGAACGCTCCCCGGGCGCGCACCGCCCGGCGTTCACGAAGTCCTCCGAGCGGAACGAGCGCGTCACCTACACGTTCGGCCGGCACGAGGTCGTCCTCATCGCCGGCGCGTTCGCCCGCCGCATCCACCCCTACCTCGAACCCGGCGCGGTCGTCGAACGCGGCGACAAACTCGGCCACATCTCCTTCGGCAGCCGCGCCGACGTCCGCCTCCCGCCCGAGTACACGCTCGACGACGTCCGCGTCGAGAAAACCGAGCGCGTCACCGCCGGCGAGTCGGTGCTCGCGGAGCGAGACGGCGACGAGTGA
- a CDS encoding twin-arginine translocase subunit TatC has protein sequence MSSSDRFLDEDTARAVNSGRETAGVMLRTVQKRLQKVFIAFVVGLFAGIVAMRVYIWPRLKADLVTNPAIDIIFQTPFDVILLQVKIGMIVGGFVALPVLLYFARNQLVERGMLPDVEVAWWKTAVVGAIGLVLFALGVAYSYLLFFPIMFDFLASNAVSASLKPTYSIVMWTNFIVVLALSFGLAAQLPLAMGGLSYFEVVPYETFRDNWKYAVVAIFAFGALFSPPDPFTQIMWAAPLLILYGLSLYIAKVVTTMRRGSERLDLVDVVVSRWNFELGGAVVAGALGYAIAAYGAIPVVNDLLAWAGSDVTLPAVDPLVLGAGFGVLGLVVAVLAVVYVEIEAAASQEAAVYGGQARDPENLNLSILDADAVRAAPDERFYAMDEDEAVRLAGEAMEDDQPEKAQAILDRFDSAEEAKEAEREAAEAAGETPSDAVDEAGETDGDETGEGEDEGEGNLLTRTSAGMLNPFTEEETTEEDVGGYYYDIAFVLDSLRSRAIWLVGWFMLVLAVTFYVLYAGALGDLKRNFLSRLPPQVVGDVTLDVVTLHPVEALVFMAKVSALFAAIMTLPVFLYFAWPALEDRGVIRAPRRIVALWFTGLVGALVVGSVVGYLYIAPGIISWLVFDAEQAGMQITYRVSNFLWLVFLTTAGIGLLADVPITMWLLYLSDLLSFRTMYERWRVAVVGSFVVGALVTPESVYTMFIVAFPLAGAFLLGLGVLYLVTLGGRREGGGGSDDPRASRSTR, from the coding sequence ATGAGTAGTTCCGACCGTTTCCTGGACGAGGACACGGCCCGAGCCGTGAACTCGGGCCGGGAAACGGCCGGCGTGATGCTCCGCACGGTCCAGAAACGCCTCCAGAAAGTCTTCATCGCGTTCGTCGTCGGACTCTTCGCCGGCATCGTCGCGATGCGCGTCTACATCTGGCCGCGCCTGAAAGCGGACCTCGTCACGAACCCCGCCATCGACATCATCTTCCAGACGCCGTTCGACGTCATCCTCCTCCAGGTGAAAATCGGGATGATCGTCGGCGGCTTCGTCGCCCTCCCCGTCCTCCTCTACTTCGCCCGCAACCAGCTCGTCGAACGCGGCATGCTCCCCGACGTCGAGGTCGCGTGGTGGAAGACCGCCGTCGTCGGCGCGATCGGCCTCGTGCTCTTCGCGCTCGGCGTCGCGTACTCCTACCTCCTCTTCTTCCCCATCATGTTCGACTTCCTCGCGTCGAACGCCGTCTCCGCGAGCCTCAAACCGACGTACAGCATCGTGATGTGGACGAACTTCATCGTCGTGCTCGCGCTCTCCTTCGGGCTCGCCGCCCAGCTCCCGCTCGCCATGGGCGGCCTCTCCTACTTCGAAGTCGTCCCCTACGAGACCTTCCGCGACAACTGGAAGTACGCGGTCGTCGCCATCTTCGCCTTCGGCGCGCTCTTCTCGCCGCCCGACCCCTTCACGCAGATTATGTGGGCCGCGCCGCTCCTCATCCTCTACGGCCTCAGCCTCTACATCGCGAAGGTCGTGACGACGATGCGCCGCGGGAGCGAACGCCTCGACCTCGTCGACGTCGTCGTGTCCCGCTGGAACTTCGAACTCGGCGGCGCGGTCGTCGCCGGCGCGCTCGGCTACGCCATCGCGGCCTACGGCGCGATTCCGGTCGTGAACGACCTCCTCGCCTGGGCCGGCTCCGACGTCACCCTCCCCGCCGTCGACCCCCTCGTGCTCGGCGCGGGCTTCGGTGTTCTCGGCCTCGTCGTCGCCGTCCTCGCCGTCGTCTACGTTGAAATCGAGGCCGCCGCTTCGCAGGAAGCCGCCGTCTACGGCGGGCAGGCCCGCGACCCCGAAAACCTCAACCTCTCCATCCTTGACGCCGACGCCGTCCGCGCCGCGCCCGACGAGCGGTTCTACGCCATGGACGAGGACGAGGCCGTCCGGCTCGCCGGCGAAGCGATGGAGGACGACCAGCCCGAGAAGGCCCAGGCCATCCTCGACCGCTTCGACTCGGCCGAAGAAGCGAAAGAAGCCGAGCGCGAAGCCGCCGAAGCCGCCGGCGAAACCCCCTCAGACGCTGTCGACGAGGCAGGCGAAACGGACGGAGACGAAACCGGGGAAGGAGAAGACGAGGGCGAGGGGAACCTCCTGACCCGGACGAGCGCGGGGATGCTCAACCCCTTCACGGAGGAGGAGACGACCGAAGAGGACGTCGGCGGATACTACTACGACATCGCGTTCGTCCTCGACAGCCTCCGGTCGCGCGCCATCTGGCTCGTCGGCTGGTTCATGCTCGTGCTCGCGGTGACGTTCTACGTGCTCTACGCGGGCGCGCTCGGCGACCTGAAGCGGAACTTCCTCTCCCGCCTCCCGCCCCAGGTCGTCGGCGACGTGACGCTCGACGTCGTCACCCTCCACCCGGTCGAGGCGCTCGTCTTCATGGCGAAGGTGTCCGCGCTCTTCGCGGCCATCATGACGCTCCCCGTCTTCCTCTACTTCGCGTGGCCCGCGCTCGAAGACCGCGGCGTCATCCGCGCGCCCCGCCGCATCGTCGCGCTCTGGTTCACCGGCCTCGTCGGCGCGCTCGTCGTCGGCAGCGTCGTCGGCTACCTCTACATCGCGCCCGGCATCATCTCCTGGCTCGTCTTCGACGCCGAACAGGCCGGGATGCAGATTACCTACCGCGTCTCGAACTTCCTCTGGCTCGTCTTCCTCACCACCGCCGGCATCGGCCTGCTCGCCGACGTCCCCATCACGATGTGGCTCCTCTACCTCTCCGACCTCCTCTCCTTCCGCACGATGTACGAGCGCTGGCGGGTGGCCGTCGTCGGCTCCTTCGTCGTCGGCGCGCTCGTCACCCCGGAGAGCGTCTACACGATGTTCATCGTCGCGTTCCCGCTCGCCGGCGCGTTCCTCCTCGGCCTCGGCGTCCTCTACCTCGTCACGCTCGGCGGCCGCCGCGAGGGCGGCGGCGGCTCCGACGACCCGCGCGCGTCCCGGAGCACGCGCTGA
- a CDS encoding uracil-DNA glycosylase — protein sequence MAEFPNPEEANPIEPGCARCPQLVEARECIAWGVGPLDADVVVVGEAPGAGNPDADQWRGGNWTGMSYTARHSGRIVRDLLDDAGYPDAYYTNAVKCFPPDGEGSNREPAREELANCFPHLETELGQVEPRVVVTTGTHATRVLFERAGRELDSLTDAILEPVPCPPLDTTVLPVLHPAYQHMWISRLGMDYEAYVERLADELDALV from the coding sequence ATGGCGGAGTTCCCGAACCCCGAGGAGGCGAACCCCATCGAGCCGGGGTGTGCGCGCTGTCCGCAGCTCGTCGAGGCCCGCGAGTGCATCGCGTGGGGCGTCGGCCCGCTGGACGCGGACGTCGTCGTGGTCGGCGAAGCGCCCGGCGCGGGCAACCCGGACGCCGACCAGTGGAGAGGCGGGAACTGGACGGGGATGTCCTACACGGCCCGGCATTCGGGGCGCATCGTCCGCGACCTCCTCGACGACGCCGGCTACCCGGACGCGTACTACACAAATGCAGTGAAATGTTTCCCGCCGGACGGCGAGGGGTCGAATCGCGAGCCGGCTCGCGAAGAGCTCGCGAACTGCTTCCCGCACCTCGAAACGGAGCTCGGGCAGGTCGAACCACGCGTGGTCGTGACGACGGGGACGCACGCCACGCGGGTGCTCTTCGAGCGGGCGGGGCGCGAACTCGACTCGCTCACGGACGCGATTCTGGAGCCCGTCCCCTGCCCGCCGCTCGACACCACGGTGCTTCCCGTCCTCCACCCGGCCTACCAGCACATGTGGATTTCGCGGCTCGGCATGGACTACGAGGCGTACGTGGAGCGGCTCGCGGACGAACTCGACGCGCTCGTCTGA
- a CDS encoding SWIM zinc finger family protein: MVQSKHTRTSLHRKTPLSPGGPTATRADRARSEPMAVEPLGGGRYDVVTHDDHVYTVTLPESRCTCPDSKYRGENCKHIRRVAIDVTERRVPAPGQEETPCADCGAATFTPEDDDTLAYCPRCTLRPGTYVRDRERGDVLVVRDTTSERADETAIPGADHTVASYPTNGEYAANDVVVDVLYPLGSDVDPADLDARRLRSYAFPRGRLERLD; the protein is encoded by the coding sequence ATGGTGCAATCGAAACACACCCGCACCTCGCTCCACCGGAAGACGCCCCTCTCACCGGGCGGACCGACGGCGACGCGCGCCGACCGCGCGCGCAGCGAGCCGATGGCCGTCGAACCACTCGGCGGCGGCCGCTACGACGTCGTCACCCACGACGACCACGTCTACACCGTCACGCTCCCCGAGAGCCGGTGTACGTGTCCGGACTCGAAATACCGCGGCGAGAACTGCAAGCACATCCGCCGCGTCGCCATCGACGTGACCGAACGCCGCGTCCCCGCGCCCGGCCAGGAGGAGACGCCCTGTGCGGACTGCGGCGCGGCGACGTTCACCCCCGAGGACGACGACACGCTCGCCTACTGCCCGCGGTGTACGCTCCGCCCCGGCACCTACGTCCGCGACCGCGAGCGCGGCGACGTCCTCGTCGTCCGCGACACCACCAGCGAGCGCGCCGACGAGACCGCGATTCCGGGGGCCGACCACACCGTCGCCTCCTACCCGACGAACGGGGAGTACGCGGCGAACGACGTCGTCGTCGACGTCCTCTACCCGCTCGGGAGCGACGTCGACCCCGCCGACCTCGACGCCCGACGGCTCCGCTCGTACGCCTTCCCGCGCGGCCGCCTCGAACGCCTCGACTAA
- a CDS encoding DNA polymerase sliding clamp, whose product MFKAIVSAETLRTTLDSVSVLVDECKIHLNEDGLEIRAVDPANVGMVDLGLDADAFESYEADGGLIGVNLSRLEDIAGMANSGDLVHLELDEETRKLHIQIDGLEYTLALIDPDSIRQEPDIPDLDLPARVVVEGADIDRAVRAADMVSDHIALGVADDQFYIDAEGDTDDVHLELDRDDLIDLDAGDAHSLFSLDYLKDMNKAIPKDAEVTLELGEEFPVKLHFDIAEGLGTVTFMLAPRIQSD is encoded by the coding sequence ATGTTCAAGGCGATCGTGAGCGCCGAGACGCTCCGGACCACGCTCGACTCCGTGAGCGTGCTGGTGGACGAATGCAAGATCCACCTGAACGAGGACGGCCTCGAAATCCGGGCCGTCGACCCCGCAAACGTCGGTATGGTCGACCTCGGCCTCGACGCCGACGCGTTCGAATCGTACGAGGCCGACGGCGGCCTCATCGGCGTCAACCTCTCCCGACTCGAAGACATCGCCGGCATGGCTAACTCCGGCGACCTCGTCCACCTCGAACTCGACGAGGAGACCCGGAAGCTCCACATCCAGATCGACGGCCTCGAATACACTCTCGCGCTCATCGATCCCGACTCCATCCGCCAGGAACCCGACATCCCCGACCTCGACCTCCCCGCCCGCGTCGTCGTCGAAGGCGCAGACATCGACCGCGCCGTCCGCGCCGCCGACATGGTCTCTGACCACATCGCCCTCGGCGTCGCAGACGACCAGTTCTACATCGACGCCGAAGGCGACACCGACGACGTCCACCTCGAACTCGACCGCGACGACCTCATCGACCTCGACGCCGGCGACGCCCACTCCCTCTTCAGCCTCGACTACCTCAAAGACATGAACAAGGCCATCCCGAAGGACGCCGAGGTCACCCTCGAACTCGGCGAGGAGTTCCCCGTCAAACTCCACTTCGACATCGCCGAAGGTCTCGGAACTGTCACCTTCATGCTAGCCCCGCGTATTCAGTCGGATTAG
- a CDS encoding alpha/beta fold hydrolase gives MDRPAGWTAERVDVDAATLQAYRVGDPADPPLVVLHGFYENAACRYRLAGDLSEDYHVVLYDARGHGESDAPESGYGIDARIADLVGVCDALDLSNPILYGHSMGGSTAAWTAVEHPDVPRAVVLEDPAGMRPEPGDPGPAERAAFVRENVAELAGRSVDDLRTEYDDPDSERAHRQALADSQLRPQIAEIARLGYPHLADAFPDVQCPTLVLRRDGEVTERVTDLQMADQLQNGRLVHVPDAGHHVLRDEYDAAFRELRAFLRRVENRETGAQ, from the coding sequence ATGGACCGCCCGGCGGGCTGGACGGCCGAACGCGTCGACGTCGACGCTGCCACGCTCCAAGCGTACCGCGTCGGCGACCCCGCCGACCCGCCGCTCGTCGTCCTTCACGGCTTCTACGAGAACGCGGCGTGTCGCTATCGGCTCGCCGGCGACCTCTCCGAGGACTACCACGTGGTCCTCTACGACGCCCGCGGCCACGGCGAGTCGGACGCCCCCGAATCGGGCTACGGCATCGACGCCCGCATCGCCGACCTCGTCGGCGTCTGCGACGCCCTCGACCTCTCGAACCCCATCCTCTACGGGCACTCGATGGGCGGCTCCACGGCCGCTTGGACCGCCGTCGAACACCCCGACGTTCCGCGCGCCGTCGTCCTCGAAGACCCCGCCGGAATGCGCCCCGAACCCGGCGACCCCGGCCCCGCGGAACGCGCCGCGTTCGTCCGCGAGAACGTCGCCGAACTCGCCGGCCGCTCCGTCGACGACCTCCGGACGGAGTACGACGACCCCGACTCCGAACGCGCCCACCGCCAAGCCCTCGCCGACAGCCAACTCCGCCCTCAGATCGCCGAAATCGCCCGTCTCGGGTATCCTCACCTCGCCGACGCCTTCCCCGACGTCCAGTGTCCGACACTCGTCCTCCGCCGCGACGGAGAAGTCACAGAGCGCGTCACCGACCTCCAGATGGCTGACCAACTCCAGAACGGTCGCCTCGTCCACGTCCCCGACGCCGGCCACCACGTCCTCAGAGACGAGTACGATGCGGCCTTCCGCGAACTGCGCGCCTTCCTCCGGCGGGTCGAGAACCGGGAAACCGGGGCGCAGTAG
- a CDS encoding 23S rRNA (uridine(2552)-2'-O)-methyltransferase gives MSGKDHYYNKAKQQGYRARSAYKLKQLDREVDLLTDGMTVVDLGAAPGGWMQVAAEEVGARGRVVGVDLQRIDYLDGYDAEVETVKGDMTDEDTRDDIKRAAGPGGVDIVVSDMAPNMTGEYSLDHARSVYLARQAFETAQEVLKEGGHFVAKVFDGQDFRGFVDDVEEEFNYVRVMSPDASRESSSELYVVAKSKLDAPVSEGDVLDVEIVGEGDEGDGIAKVDGYTLFVSDASEGDEVTVEVEDVKPNFGFASVREE, from the coding sequence ATGAGCGGGAAGGACCACTACTACAACAAGGCGAAACAGCAGGGGTATCGGGCGCGGTCGGCGTACAAGCTGAAGCAGCTCGACCGCGAGGTCGACCTGCTCACGGACGGGATGACGGTCGTGGACCTCGGCGCGGCACCGGGCGGGTGGATGCAGGTCGCGGCGGAGGAAGTCGGCGCGCGCGGTCGCGTCGTCGGCGTCGACCTCCAGCGCATCGACTACCTCGACGGCTACGACGCCGAGGTCGAGACGGTCAAGGGCGACATGACGGACGAGGACACGCGCGACGACATCAAGCGCGCGGCGGGGCCGGGCGGCGTCGACATCGTCGTCTCCGACATGGCCCCGAACATGACGGGCGAGTACAGCCTCGACCACGCGCGCTCCGTCTACCTCGCGCGGCAGGCGTTCGAAACGGCCCAAGAGGTCCTGAAGGAGGGCGGGCATTTCGTCGCGAAAGTCTTCGACGGCCAGGACTTCCGGGGCTTCGTGGACGACGTCGAGGAGGAGTTCAACTACGTGCGCGTGATGAGTCCGGACGCCTCCCGGGAGTCGTCGAGCGAGCTCTACGTCGTCGCGAAGTCGAAGCTCGACGCGCCCGTCAGCGAGGGCGACGTCCTCGACGTCGAAATCGTGGGCGAGGGCGACGAGGGCGACGGCATCGCGAAAGTCGACGGCTACACGCTCTTCGTGAGCGACGCGAGCGAGGGCGACGAGGTGACGGTCGAGGTCGAGGACGTGAAGCCGAACTTCGGGTTCGCGTCCGTGAGAGAGGAGTAG
- the hjc gene encoding Holliday junction resolvase Hjc has translation MVQNKKGDRRERELVNRLDEAGFAVMRAPASGSATTRELPDVLAGDGTVFYAVEAKSSSGKPIYLTGEEVEALVYFSQNFGAKPKIGVRFDREDWYFFHPSDLHVTDGGNYRVKRETALEDGETITELKAAGEADESEADAAENRRKVLNALAQGVLDVDEAVEMLG, from the coding sequence ATGGTGCAGAACAAGAAGGGCGACCGGCGGGAGCGCGAGCTCGTGAACCGCCTGGACGAGGCGGGGTTCGCGGTGATGCGCGCGCCGGCGTCGGGCAGTGCGACGACGCGGGAGCTGCCGGACGTGCTCGCGGGCGACGGCACGGTGTTCTACGCGGTGGAGGCGAAGTCGTCGTCCGGGAAGCCCATCTACCTCACGGGCGAGGAGGTGGAGGCGCTCGTCTACTTCTCGCAGAACTTCGGCGCGAAACCGAAGATCGGCGTGCGGTTCGACCGGGAGGACTGGTACTTCTTCCACCCCTCCGACCTCCACGTGACGGACGGCGGGAACTACCGCGTGAAGAGGGAGACGGCGCTCGAAGACGGGGAGACGATCACCGAGCTGAAGGCCGCGGGCGAGGCGGACGAGAGCGAGGCTGACGCCGCGGAGAACCGTCGGAAGGTGTTGAACGCGCTCGCGCAGGGCGTCCTCGACGTGGACGAAGCGGTCGAGATGCTCGGTTAG
- a CDS encoding cupin domain-containing protein produces the protein MEPVNEADVEWSETETERMRFRRKRLGAAAGGEELGCSLYELEPGDSAWPYHYHAANEEALFVLSGTGMLRASDGEHALRAGDYAAFPTGEDGGHRVVNDGDGVLRYLVVSTMREPEVVRYPDAEGVGVMVGGAPGEVEGREFEAWFKEGDARGYAAATSEDEEE, from the coding sequence ATGGAGCCAGTGAACGAGGCGGACGTCGAGTGGTCTGAGACGGAGACCGAGCGGATGCGGTTCCGGCGGAAACGGCTCGGCGCGGCGGCTGGCGGCGAGGAGTTGGGGTGTAGTCTCTACGAGCTGGAGCCGGGGGATTCGGCGTGGCCGTACCACTATCACGCGGCGAACGAGGAGGCGCTGTTCGTGCTCTCGGGCACGGGGATGCTCCGCGCGAGCGACGGCGAGCACGCGCTGAGGGCGGGTGATTACGCGGCGTTCCCGACGGGGGAGGACGGCGGCCACCGCGTGGTGAACGACGGCGACGGCGTCCTCCGGTATCTCGTGGTGTCGACGATGCGGGAGCCGGAGGTCGTTCGGTATCCGGACGCCGAGGGCGTGGGCGTGATGGTCGGCGGCGCGCCGGGCGAGGTGGAGGGACGCGAGTTCGAGGCGTGGTTCAAAGAGGGCGACGCCCGCGGGTACGCGGCGGCGACGAGCGAGGACGAAGAAGAGTAG
- a CDS encoding DUF7472 family protein has product MVERETVVEAAVALIGVVLFYVIVIGGASVSGSSLGESGALTVLAGIVVFVVSMAGAGWWLSTQYD; this is encoded by the coding sequence ATGGTCGAACGGGAGACGGTCGTGGAGGCTGCGGTGGCGCTGATCGGCGTCGTCCTCTTCTACGTCATCGTCATCGGCGGCGCGAGCGTCTCCGGGAGCAGTCTCGGGGAGAGCGGCGCGCTCACGGTCCTCGCGGGTATCGTCGTGTTCGTCGTGTCGATGGCCGGCGCGGGCTGGTGGCTGTCGACGCAGTACGACTGA
- a CDS encoding ribbon-helix-helix domain-containing protein yields MPKISVDVPQELLDDLDAHVGDDGKFVNRSDAIRSSLRKTLDILDDIDARHGRLDDDE; encoded by the coding sequence ATGCCGAAGATATCCGTGGACGTGCCGCAGGAGCTCCTCGACGACCTCGACGCGCACGTCGGCGACGACGGGAAGTTCGTGAACCGCTCCGACGCCATCCGCTCGTCCCTCCGCAAGACCCTCGACATCCTCGACGACATCGACGCTCGCCACGGGAGGCTCGACGATGACGAGTGA
- the priL gene encoding DNA primase regulatory subunit PriL, giving the protein MEARHARYPFRQEAREAVSAAGVDLVELVRDDDAVVERAAERVTNAVTERDIGDAHPDDRVELLSYPVARVLVSIVDEHVLVRRYAAAEAQAAFDRFDADLRASDTELKSVSGPDITVEEFLAEFGLDAQVRETADGYDVGVGAYLPLSASLKDEQWRLVHRALDGGDVPVSETELHHLLQQAVEDRVADGLPLTVPDEITDELGPQVGEIRGVLDDLDLTRDIDIVVPELFPPCMKNLLERVRAGDHLPHHSRFAITAFLGNIGLETDEIVDLYEVNPGFGEEMTRYQTDHIKGETSPTEYTAPACATMKSYGDCVNPDALCEHISHPLSYYEAKIDDADEEEAIDWRERDDGDDAEPDESEEGA; this is encoded by the coding sequence ATGGAGGCGCGCCACGCCCGCTATCCGTTCCGGCAGGAAGCCCGCGAAGCGGTGTCTGCGGCGGGCGTCGACCTCGTCGAACTCGTCCGCGACGACGACGCCGTCGTCGAACGCGCCGCCGAGCGCGTCACGAACGCCGTCACCGAACGCGACATCGGCGACGCCCACCCGGACGACCGCGTCGAACTCCTCTCCTACCCGGTCGCGCGCGTCCTCGTCTCCATCGTCGACGAGCACGTCCTCGTCCGCCGGTACGCCGCCGCGGAAGCGCAGGCGGCGTTCGACCGGTTCGACGCCGACCTCCGGGCGAGCGACACGGAGCTGAAGAGCGTCAGCGGCCCCGACATCACGGTCGAGGAGTTCCTCGCGGAGTTCGGCCTCGACGCGCAGGTCCGGGAGACCGCGGACGGCTACGACGTCGGCGTCGGCGCGTACCTCCCGCTTTCTGCCTCCCTCAAGGACGAGCAGTGGCGGCTCGTCCACCGCGCGCTCGACGGCGGCGACGTCCCCGTGAGCGAGACGGAGCTCCACCACCTCCTCCAGCAAGCCGTGGAGGACCGGGTCGCCGACGGCCTTCCCCTCACTGTTCCGGACGAGATTACCGACGAGCTCGGCCCGCAGGTCGGCGAAATCCGCGGCGTCCTCGACGACCTCGACCTCACCCGTGACATCGACATCGTCGTCCCCGAACTCTTCCCGCCCTGCATGAAGAACCTCCTCGAACGCGTCCGCGCCGGCGACCACCTCCCCCACCACTCCCGCTTCGCCATCACCGCCTTCCTCGGGAATATCGGCCTCGAAACCGACGAAATCGTCGACCTCTACGAGGTGAACCCGGGGTTCGGCGAGGAGATGACGCGCTACCAGACCGACCACATCAAAGGCGAGACGAGCCCGACCGAGTACACCGCGCCCGCCTGTGCGACGATGAAGTCCTACGGCGACTGCGTGAACCCGGACGCGCTCTGCGAGCACATCAGCCACCCGCTCTCCTACTACGAAGCGAAGATCGACGACGCCGACGAGGAAGAAGCGATCGACTGGCGAGAGCGCGACGACGGCGACGATGCAGAACCGGACGAGTCCGAGGAAGGCGCGTAA
- a CDS encoding queuosine precursor transporter — translation MTSDETRVGTLDTTGVDTSLIALVGLFVTALVTAQLISAKLLAFALPLTIPVVGAALVFPGGTFAYAVTYFATDCLSELYGRRVARTAVNVGFAMNFVLLALVWVTVQSPAASAPANFEGVVLSATPIVLGSLLGYLVSQNWDVFAFHALRRRTDGAHLWLRNIGSTGTSQLLDTIVFTLVAFVVAPPLLGTGSAMPTGAVVSLIAGQYLAKLLFALADTPFVYAAVGYIRDRNDVQPPSYAD, via the coding sequence ATGACGAGTGACGAAACCCGCGTCGGCACGCTCGACACCACCGGCGTCGACACGTCGCTCATCGCGCTCGTCGGCCTCTTCGTCACCGCGCTCGTCACCGCCCAACTCATCTCCGCGAAGCTCCTCGCGTTCGCGCTCCCGCTCACGATTCCGGTCGTCGGCGCGGCGCTCGTCTTCCCCGGCGGCACCTTCGCCTACGCCGTCACCTACTTCGCGACCGACTGCCTGAGCGAGCTCTACGGCCGCCGCGTCGCCCGAACCGCCGTGAACGTCGGGTTCGCGATGAACTTCGTCCTCCTCGCGCTCGTCTGGGTCACCGTGCAGTCTCCCGCCGCCTCCGCCCCGGCGAACTTCGAAGGCGTCGTCCTCTCCGCCACCCCCATCGTCCTCGGCTCCCTCCTCGGCTACCTCGTCAGCCAGAACTGGGACGTCTTCGCCTTCCACGCCCTCCGCCGCCGCACCGACGGCGCACACCTCTGGCTCCGCAACATCGGCTCGACTGGTACCAGCCAGCTCCTCGACACCATCGTCTTCACCCTCGTCGCCTTCGTCGTCGCCCCGCCCCTCCTCGGCACCGGCAGCGCGATGCCCACCGGCGCGGTCGTCTCCCTCATCGCCGGCCAATACCTCGCCAAACTCCTCTTCGCCCTCGCCGACACCCCCTTCGTCTACGCCGCCGTCGGCTACATCCGCGACCGAAACGACGTCCAGCCCCCGAGCTACGCGGACTGA